From the Lolium rigidum isolate FL_2022 chromosome 2, APGP_CSIRO_Lrig_0.1, whole genome shotgun sequence genome, one window contains:
- the LOC124688314 gene encoding probable galacturonosyltransferase 9: MAGGRSPAPRRAAFAALVTLLFLACVFFFLSATTISTSAPNSPTARLAAVRRHAEDHAAVLAAYTAHARRLSVDSASQTESFLSTSSRLSALASRLTLSTVALLEKEARGHVKRARALAAGAKEAFDTQSKILKLSDTVFAVGQQLLRARRDGQLNSRIAAVSTPKSLHCLAMRLMETLLVNASSAAVPEAVVPPPPEELTDPSLYHYAIFSDNILAVSVVVASAARAAAEPSRHVFHVVTAPMYLPAFRVWFARSPPPLGAHVQLLTAADFPFINASSSPVLRQVEDGNRDVALRELDYLRFYLPEMFPALTRVVLLEDDVVVQRDLAELWRLDLGGKANAALHTCFGGFRRYGRYLNFSHPAVQEQFQPRACAWSYGVNVFDLLAWRRDQCTEQFHRLMEMNENGTLWDTASVLPAGLMTFYGNTAPLDKSWHVMGLGYNPHIRPEDIGGAAVVHFNGNLKPWLDVAFNQYKQLWTKYVDTDMEFLTLCNFGL, encoded by the exons ATGGCCGGCGGCCGATCGCCTGCGCCGCGCCGCGCGGCGTTCGCGGCATTGGTCACGCTCCTCTTCCTCGCctgtgtcttcttcttcctgtcgGCGACCACCATCAGCACCTCAGCCCCAAACTCCCCGACCGCACGGCTGGCCGCCGTGCGCCGCCACGCCGAGGACCACGCGGCCGTGCTCGCCGCCTACACGGCGCACGCGCGGCGCCTCAGCGTCGACTCCGCCTCGCAGACGGAGTCCTTCCTCTCCACCTCCTCGCGCCTCTCCGCGCTCGCCTCCCGCCTCACCCTCTCCACCGTCGCGCTCCTCGAGAAGGAGGCCCGCGGGCACGTGAAGCGCGCGCGCGCCCTGGCGGCGGGCGCAAAGGAGGCCTTCGACACGCAGTCCAAGATCCTCAAGCTCTCCGACACCGTCTTCGCCGTCGGGCAGCAGCTCCTCCGCGCCCGCCGCGACGGCCAGCTCAACTCCCGCATCGCCGCGGTCTCCACGCCCAAGTCCctccactgcctcgccatgcgccTCATGGAAACCCTCCTTGTCAACGCGTCCTCCGCCGCCGTTCCCGAAGCCGTCGTTCCGCCACCGCCTGAGGAGCTCACCGACCCGTCGCTCTACCACTACGCCATCTTCTCCGACAACATCCTCGCGGTGTCCGTCGTGGTGGCCTCCGCCGCGCGCGCGGCAGCCGAACCCTCCCGCCACGTCTTCCACGTGGTCACCGCGCCCATGTACCTCCCGGCCTTCCGCGTCTGGTTCGCGCGCAGCCCGCCGCCGCTCGGCGCGCACGTGCAGCTCCTCACCGCCGCCGACTTCCCCTTCATCAACGCCTCCTCCTCGCCCGTGCTCCGGCAGGTCGAGGACGGGAACAGGGACGTGGCGCTGCGCGAGCTGGACTACCTGCGGTTCTACCTGCCCGAGATGTTCCCGGCGCTAACGAGGGTGGTGCTCCTGGAGGACGACGTGGTGGTGCAGCGGGATCTGGCCGAGCTGTGGCGCCTCGACCTGGGCGGCAAGGCCAATGCAGCGTTGCACACATGCTTCGGCGGCTTCCGACGCTACGGCAGGTACCTCAACTTCTCGCACCCCGCCGTGCAGGAGCAGTTCCAGCCCCGCGCGTGCGCATGGTCCTACGGCGTCAACGTCTTCGATCTACTCGCCTGGCGGCGCGACCAGTGCACCGAGCAGTTCCACCGGCTCATGGAGATG AACGAGAACGGCACGCTGTGGGACACGGCCTCCGTGCTCCCGGCGGGGCTGATGACCTTCTACGGCAACACGGCGCCGCTGGACAAGTCGTGGCACGTCATGGGCCTCGGCTACAACCCGCACATCAGGCCCGAGGACATCGGGGGAGCGGCCGTGGTACACTTCAACGGCAACCTCAAGCCATGGCTCGACGTCGCCTTCAACCAGTACAAGCAGCTCTGGACCAAGTACGTCGACACCGACATGGAGTTCCTCACGCTCTGCAACTTCGGCCTCTGA